A section of the Mycolicibacterium anyangense genome encodes:
- a CDS encoding thiolase C-terminal domain-containing protein: protein MSTTNPLRHKVAIAGAASTGFTAANTPMSQTALAARACVEVIRQCGLTADDIDGICGSTPSSAELQAALGIPRATWVASPFIPFGNHVAAAVSAVYSGLAEVVLVYHAAYRLAWNTASSLKDPFRRIATPGLTEPHPGPETMAASVGYTAWASRYIHEYGAGKEDFGLVAINDRSNAAMNPLAAIHKPITMDDYFAARMIREPLCLLDMDLPVDGADAFIVTSAERARDLPLPPVLVDAVVLGQVGRNEEDQIAGLGEHGQQVVVDALKAKSEFWIDDVDVYLPYDGFTILTLSWIENAGWCGRGEAGDFLRQHWDPKTNRVLIDGRVPMNPHGGSLSEGATQGSGHVREAVHQLQGLAGERQVADAQRALVTPGGFFFNAQGITLTRG, encoded by the coding sequence GTGAGCACGACAAACCCTTTGCGGCACAAGGTTGCAATCGCCGGTGCTGCGAGCACGGGATTCACCGCTGCCAATACGCCGATGTCTCAGACCGCATTGGCCGCCCGGGCCTGTGTCGAGGTGATACGGCAATGCGGGCTCACCGCCGACGACATCGACGGGATCTGCGGATCCACTCCGTCGTCAGCCGAACTGCAAGCAGCGCTGGGCATTCCCCGTGCCACTTGGGTGGCGAGCCCGTTCATCCCGTTCGGCAATCACGTCGCGGCCGCCGTCTCGGCCGTCTACAGCGGCCTGGCCGAGGTGGTCCTGGTGTATCACGCTGCCTATCGGCTGGCGTGGAACACCGCGTCGTCGTTGAAGGACCCCTTCCGCCGGATCGCCACCCCGGGATTGACGGAACCGCACCCCGGTCCGGAGACGATGGCCGCTTCGGTGGGATACACGGCGTGGGCGTCGCGGTACATCCACGAATATGGCGCTGGCAAAGAGGATTTCGGTTTGGTCGCCATCAATGACCGATCCAACGCAGCGATGAACCCGCTGGCCGCTATCCACAAGCCCATCACCATGGACGACTACTTCGCAGCACGGATGATCCGGGAGCCGCTGTGCCTGCTGGACATGGATCTGCCGGTCGACGGTGCAGACGCATTCATCGTCACCAGTGCTGAGCGCGCACGCGACCTACCGCTGCCGCCGGTCCTGGTGGATGCCGTGGTGCTCGGCCAGGTCGGCCGCAACGAAGAGGACCAGATCGCCGGCCTCGGTGAGCACGGCCAGCAGGTCGTGGTCGATGCACTGAAGGCCAAGAGCGAATTCTGGATCGACGACGTCGATGTCTATCTCCCCTACGACGGGTTCACCATCCTGACTTTGTCCTGGATCGAGAACGCAGGCTGGTGTGGCCGCGGGGAAGCGGGTGACTTCCTGCGGCAGCATTGGGACCCGAAGACCAATCGGGTATTGATCGATGGTCGGGTTCCGATGAACCCGCACGGAGGATCTCTCTCCGAGGGCGCCACGCAGGGCTCCGGTCACGTGCGCGAGGCGGTCCACCAGTTGCAGGGGCTGGCTGGCGAACGTCAGGTGGCCGATGCCCAGCGCGCCTTGGTGACACCAGGTGGGTTCTTCTTCAACGCGCAGGGCATCACGCTGACCCGCGGCTGA